The DNA sequence GCCCGAGGAGTTGGCGCCGGCGCTACCGAGGCTCAAGGCCCTGATCGGCCGCCTGGCGGGTGTTCTGCCTGACGTGCAACGGGTAAGGCCCGCGGCCGTTGACAAGACCCAGCCACTGGCACCAACGGACGACCGTTATGCGGATCTCGCACGCCAGTTGCTGAAAGTCTTCGAGGAATTCGACGCGCCGGCAACCCTGAGCGGGACGGTCATCGCGGGGCCTGCCTTTCTCCGTTTCCCTTTGGAGCCGAGGCGGGGCGTAAAGATTGCCAAGGTGCAGGGGACGGCAATAGAAGTCCAGGCCCGGCTGAAGCTCGACGCGCCGCCCTTCATTACGCTGGACCGCGGTCAGCTTGTCGTGGATCTACAGCGACCCGACCGGCAAGCGCTCACCTTGCCGCAATTCCGCGACCAGTTGCCCCGGTGCGATCCGTTACTGGGTAACGCCCGCGTCCCGATCGGTGTCGATCTGGAGAACCGGCTGCACTGCGCAGACTTGGCCGAGGCGCTTCATGCACACGTCCTGGTGGCCGGTACGACCGGGAGCGGAAAGAGCGAATGGCTCCGCGCGGCGCTGTCAGGGCTCTTGTTAACGAACACCCCCGAGACGCTCCGGTTAGTATTGATCGATCCCAAGCGGCAGGCGTTCTCGGAGTTGGCGTATTCGCCGTTCCTGCGGGACGGGAACTCGCTCGTCTTTCCCGACGAACGCGACGTGACGGAAGTGCTCGACGATCTGATAGAGGAAATGGAGGAACGCTATCGGCAGATGCAGGCCGCCCAGGCCGATAACCTAGCAGAACTGGTTCGCCGCGCGCGCCTCCCGGTGCCGCGCATCGTTTGTGTGTGTGACGAGTATGCCGACCTGGTGAGCCGCGGGCGACAGGAACGCAAGGCGGTTGAAGAACGAATTCTGCGCCTTGGACAGAAGGCGCGCGCCAGCGGCATCCACTTGATCCTCGCCACCCAGCAACCAAGCCGCGAGATCATCAAGGGCGCGCTCGACAGTAACATGCCTTGCCGCG is a window from the Pseudomonadota bacterium genome containing:
- a CDS encoding FtsK/SpoIIIE domain-containing protein, with protein sequence MARLISVRDVREELYRAAGRSGGAGNGKPSTSLLGTWFHESFAALVGADPRYSLETALAETRGDVAERGDVAEQAEALKHHVFRRLIGPRLPHHHSHLVDSTEELMGFWEAMDDLCHWLAEIRLEAARGRERLRIVSEEALSWELREPGWTDAVRVSGRADAVVCRPQQAPWCVVELKLGHGQPEADLGQACLYYILLSAKRDRRSQRGSVAVVSFTPRRQVHVFGPEELAPALPRLKALIGRLAGVLPDVQRVRPAAVDKTQPLAPTDDRYADLARQLLKVFEEFDAPATLSGTVIAGPAFLRFPLEPRRGVKIAKVQGTAIEVQARLKLDAPPFITLDRGQLVVDLQRPDRQALTLPQFRDQLPRCDPLLGNARVPIGVDLENRLHCADLAEALHAHVLVAGTTGSGKSEWLRAALSGLLLTNTPETLRLVLIDPKRQAFSELAYSPFLRDGNSLVFPDERDVTEVLDDLIEEMEERYRQMQAAQADNLAELVRRARLPVPRIVCVCDEYADLVSRGRQERKAVEERILRLGQKARASGIHLILATQQPSREIIKGALDSNMPCRVGLKMQKAIESRMLLETSGAEKLLGNGDLLFRDIGPPRRLQGLWVPPEVRAELFSGRR